A region from the Eublepharis macularius isolate TG4126 chromosome 13, MPM_Emac_v1.0, whole genome shotgun sequence genome encodes:
- the POP5 gene encoding ribonuclease P/MRP protein subunit POP5 isoform X2, with translation MVRFKNRYFLCEIISDDSRFQQCLDERAVHNTVKNVIARMHGDFGLACCSIAFSVKYLNAYTGIVLLCCRKDFHRLLWSSLPFITYLESRNQRYPCSFNTLHVGATIRTCQKFLIHYNSNQLLALLRNCTSEDRQAIQESVQSCMFVEEEQFHSKDEESDDSMQMA, from the exons ATGGTGAGGTTTAAGAACAG GTACTTCCTCTGTGAAATTATCTCTGATGACTCCCGCTTTCAGCAATGCCTTGATGAACGTGCTGTGCACAATACAGTGAAGAATGTCATTGCTAGGATGCATGGAGATTTTGGTCTGGCTTGCTGCTCCATTGCATTCTCAG TGAAGTATCTCAATGCCTACACAGGGATAGTACTCTTGTGCTGCCGGAAAGACTTTCATCGGCTTCTTTGGTCGTCTCTGCCTTTTATAACTTACTTGGAGAGCAGGAACCAACGTTACCCATGTTCCTTTAATACGCTCCATGTTGGAG CTACAATAAGAACATGTCAGAAATTCCTGATTCACTACAACAGCAATCAGTTACTGGCGTTGCTGCGCAACTGCACCAGTGAAG ATAGACAAGCCATCCAGGAATCAGTGCAAAGCTGTATGTTTGTGGAAGAGGAACAGTTTCACAGCAAGGATGAAGAAAGTGATGATAGCATGCAGATGGCATGA
- the POP5 gene encoding ribonuclease P/MRP protein subunit POP5 isoform X1, with product MVRFKNRYFLCEIISDDSRFQQCLDERAVHNTVKNVIARMHGDFGLACCSIAFSVKYLNAYTGIVLLCCRKDFHRLLWSSLPFITYLESRNQRYPCSFNTLHVGATIRTCQKFLIHYNSNQLLALLRNCTSEADRQAIQESVQSCMFVEEEQFHSKDEESDDSMQMA from the exons ATGGTGAGGTTTAAGAACAG GTACTTCCTCTGTGAAATTATCTCTGATGACTCCCGCTTTCAGCAATGCCTTGATGAACGTGCTGTGCACAATACAGTGAAGAATGTCATTGCTAGGATGCATGGAGATTTTGGTCTGGCTTGCTGCTCCATTGCATTCTCAG TGAAGTATCTCAATGCCTACACAGGGATAGTACTCTTGTGCTGCCGGAAAGACTTTCATCGGCTTCTTTGGTCGTCTCTGCCTTTTATAACTTACTTGGAGAGCAGGAACCAACGTTACCCATGTTCCTTTAATACGCTCCATGTTGGAG CTACAATAAGAACATGTCAGAAATTCCTGATTCACTACAACAGCAATCAGTTACTGGCGTTGCTGCGCAACTGCACCAGTGAAG CAGATAGACAAGCCATCCAGGAATCAGTGCAAAGCTGTATGTTTGTGGAAGAGGAACAGTTTCACAGCAAGGATGAAGAAAGTGATGATAGCATGCAGATGGCATGA